Proteins encoded in a region of the Planococcus citri chromosome 1, ihPlaCitr1.1, whole genome shotgun sequence genome:
- the LOC135833274 gene encoding vitellogenin receptor-like — protein sequence MIKVKYCCRSCTTIFVVVLSVFHMQSCLVITTENAGSLDIIVKTDNETRFTCNNGTSIRESQTCDGITDCPDNEDEGDCVYSAPSCRPGEFKCRDCIPGILLCDREVDCYDGNDEADCFCNVIGGIFTKDESLNEGDTFNTTCIVYGEPIPEIAWYRNGEPVPSKCTSTRDHRTGVLTCPNIELADEGVYSCKGIEREKFTVRARSITSDLRLKVDQKKPEKGE from the exons ATGATTAAAGTAAAGTATTGTTGTAGAAGTTGTACGACGATCTTCGTGGTTGTTCTTTCG GTCTTTCATATGCAATCTTGCCTAGTTATAACGACAGAGAATGCAGGTTCTTTGGACATTATTGTAAAGACTGACAATGAGACAA GATTCACGTGTAATAATGGCACTTCTATTCGCGAAAGTCAGACGTGCGATGGAATAACAGACTGCCCTGATAACGAAGATGAAGGAGATTGTG TTTATTCAGCACCATCTTGTCGACCTGGTGAATTCAAATGCCGAGACTGTATTCCTGGAATATTATTATGCGATCGAGAAGTCGACTGTTACGATGGGAATGATGAAGCTGATTGCT TTTGCAACGTTATTGGGGGAATTTTTACCAAAGACGAAAGTTTAAATGAAGGCGATACTTTTAACACGACTTGCATCGTTTATGGTGAACCTATCCCAGAAATAGCATGGTATCGAAATGGGGAACCTGTTCCTAGTAAATGTACATCGACCAGAGACCACAGAACTGGAGTATTGACTTGTCCAAATATCGAA CTGGCAGATGAAGGTGTTTACAGTTGCAAAGGAATCGAACGAGAAAAATTCACCGTCCGTGCTCGTTCCATTACTTCTGATCTACGGTTAAAGGTCGATCAAAAGAAACCTGAAAAAGgggaataa